In Arachis stenosperma cultivar V10309 chromosome 1, arast.V10309.gnm1.PFL2, whole genome shotgun sequence, one DNA window encodes the following:
- the LOC130939780 gene encoding nuclear transcription factor Y subunit B-3-like — MMGESDNESGGQGGNEFSSSSGGSGLCREQDRLLPIANVGRIMKKALPANAKISKEAKETVQECVSEFISFITGEASDKCQKEKRKTINGDDLLWAMTTLGFEDYVEPLKIYLHKYREMEGDKTPIVGGGRQHHPDDHAGDDAATAGALYGGVPSTMMMMMGGHVYGSANNGSASSGRTTR, encoded by the coding sequence ATGATGGGTGAGTCAGATAACGAGTCAGGAGGTCAAGGAGGGAACGagttctcatcatcatcaggagGTAGTGGACTATGCAGAGAACAGGACCGCCTTCTTCCGATTGCCAACGTCGGAAGAATCATGAAGAAGGCACTTCCGGCGAACGCCAAGATCTCAAAGGAGGCCAAAGAGACGGTGCAAGAGTGCGTTTCTGAGTTCATAAGCTTCATAACAGGGGAAGCTTCTGACAAGTGCCAGAAGGAGAAGCGGAAGACCATCAACGGTGATGATCTCTTGTGGGCCATGACTACGCTTGGATTCGAGGATTATGTGGAGCCTCTCAAGATTTATCTCCATAAATACAGGGAGATGGAAGGTGACAAGACTCCCATCGTTGGTGGCGGCAGACAGCACCACCCTGATGATCACGCCGGTGATGACGCTGCCACCGCCGGAGCCCTTTATGGTGGCGTGCCTTCTactatgatgatgatgatgggcGGACACGTGTATGGATCTGCCAATAATGGATCAGCATCTTCTGGAAGAACTACTAGGTAG